The following coding sequences are from one Eleginops maclovinus isolate JMC-PN-2008 ecotype Puerto Natales chromosome 13, JC_Emac_rtc_rv5, whole genome shotgun sequence window:
- the LOC134875311 gene encoding aurora kinase A- and ninein-interacting protein — MKTSKPELQTSTQEECGVWLDTVQLKVKAKQKRVHRPISKLLHPFSEGRGYSVAVALNFTQTKLEMPKTKQSALSTFYTAQRRVLNKMTTSEAPNMDPLQPSSLSASSTHALSAPTPVVSGTKRRREMDLEISDLHNSQPCVHYEWESEHFAEPEASAWQEQAASHTNSQKNMDCEYRDEQFEEINPPLSKRRVNAASLPADSQPPPQAWSQDPLLTFSQYSQDECDQINEKHTSGKNSEPSFPYSLQSEYAFGIQIDVEGKTSTQKSLKNTHYSQMDDEKENGRVLFSISPPKHAAVSHIKPLSYPKWTEPKSASPQKHNPVHPWKWADKDERLESQFKWTKPSSSPLKKRAPQKSCREVDQDSLAMLFTQDSEGFRVIAHRDLQTRSPLKDQSNTNAGTGRTSAYKSLVEEEEDEMLFTQDSQGNMVIKH; from the exons ATGAAGACCTCCAAACCAGAACTGCAGACCTCTACTCAGGAGGAGTGTGGTGTTTGGCTAGACACGGTGCAGCTGAAAGTAAAAGCTAAGCAG AAACGAGTCCATCGTCCCATTTCTAAGCTGCTGCATCCCTTCTCTGAGGGCAGGGGATATAGTGTGGCGGTGGCACTCAACTTCACTCAGACCAAATTGGAGATGCcgaaaacaaaacagagcgCTTTATCCACCTTCTACACAGCTCAGCGCAGAG TACTCAATAAGATGACAACTTCTGAAGCGCCGAACATGGATCCTCTGCAGCCTTCTTCATTATCTGCCTCATCTACACATGCCCTATCTGCACCCACACCTGTGGTATCGGGAACAAAACGAAGACGTGAAATGGATCTTGAAATATCTGACTTGCACAACTCTCAGCCTTGTGTGCATTATGAGTGGGAAAGTGAACATTTTGCTGAGCCTGAAGCATCAGCGTGGCAGGAACAGGCAGCAAGTCACACAAATTCTCAAAAAAACATGGACTGTGAATATAGAGATGAGCAGTTTGAGGAGATAAATCCACCACTGAGTAAGAGGAGGGTCAATGCAGCCTCATTACCAGCTGACAGTCAACCTCCTCCTCAGGCGTGGAGTCAGGATCCACTGCTCACATTTAGCCAATATTCTCAAGATGAATGTGACCAGATTAATGAGAAACATACCTCAGGAAAGAACTCTGAGCCAAGTTTCCCTTACAGTTTACAAAGTGAGTACGCCTTTGGTATTCAGATTGATGTGGAAGGTAAAACCTCGACTCAGAAATCCTTGAAAAATACTCATTATTCTCAGATGGATGATGAGAAAGAAAACGGCAgggttttgttttctatttccCCCCCAAAACACGCAGCTGTCTCTCATATTAAACCTCTTTCATATCCTAAATGGACAGAACCAAAAAGTGCATCACCGCAAAAACATAATCCTGTGCACCCGTGGAAATGGGCTGATAAAGACGAACGCCTGGAGTCACAGTTCAAGTGGACCAAACCAAGCAGCTCTCCTCTGAAGAAACGAGCGCCACAGAAGTCCTGCAGAGAGGTTGACCAGGACAGTCTGGCCATGTTGTTCACCCAGGACTCTGAAGGCTTCAGGGTGATAGCGCACAGAGATCTGCAAACCAGGAGTCCACTCAAAGATCAGAGTAACACAAATGCTGGGACGGGGAGAACGAGCGCTTACAAATCTcttgtggaggaggaggaagacgagatGCTCTTTACTCAAGACTCTCAGGGAAATATGGTGATCAAACACTGA
- the vps28 gene encoding vacuolar protein sorting-associated protein 28 homolog isoform X2, translating into MFHGIPVTGGVGGAPANKPELYEEVKLYKNARNERSKYDNMAELFAVVKTLQALEKAYIKDCVTPNEYTASCSRLLVQYKAAFKQVQGSDVGSIDDFCRKYRLDCPLAMERIKEDRPITIKDDKGNLNRCIADIVSLFITVMDKLRLEIRAMDEIQPDLRELMETMNRMSNMPPDSEAKDKVSLWLTTLSSMSASDELDDNQVRQMLFDLESAYNAFNRFLHSS; encoded by the exons ATGTTCCATGGGATACCAGTTACAGGAGGGGTGGGAGGAG ctcCGGCAAATAAGCCTGAGTTATATGAG GAGGTAAAATTGTACAAAAATGCCAGGAACGAGAGAAGTAA GTATGATAACATGGCTGAGTTGTTTGCTGTTGTCAAGACCCTTCAGGCCCTGGAGAAGGCTTACATCAAAGACTGCGTCACACCCAATGA GTACActgcctcctgctccaggcTGTTGGTTCAGTATAAGGCTGCCTTCAAACAGGTGCAGGGCTCTGATGTGGGCTCCATCGACGATTTCTGCAGAAAGTACAGA CTTGACTGCCCACTAGCCATGGAAAGGATTAAGGAAGACCGGCCAATCACCATCAAGGATGACAAGGGCAACCTGAACCGCTGCATTGCAGATATAGTTTCT CTCTTCATCACCGTGATGGACAAGCTCAGACTGGAGATCAGGGCCATGGatgag ATCCAGCCAGACCTGAGGGAGCTGATGGAAACCATGAACAGAATGAGCAACATGCCTCCAGACTCAGAGGCTAAGGACAAAGTCAGCCTCTG GCTGACCACCCTCAGCAGCATGTCGGCCTCAGACGAGTTGGATGATAATCAGGTGCGCCAGATGCTGTTTGATTTGGAGTCGGCCTACAATGCCTTCAATCGCTTCCTCCACTCCTCCTAA
- the vps28 gene encoding vacuolar protein sorting-associated protein 28 homolog isoform X1, with protein MAELFAVVKTLQALEKAYIKDCVTPNEYTASCSRLLVQYKAAFKQVQGSDVGSIDDFCRKYRLDCPLAMERIKEDRPITIKDDKGNLNRCIADIVSLFITVMDKLRLEIRAMDEIQPDLRELMETMNRMSNMPPDSEAKDKVSLWLTTLSSMSASDELDDNQVRQMLFDLESAYNAFNRFLHSS; from the exons ATGGCTGAGTTGTTTGCTGTTGTCAAGACCCTTCAGGCCCTGGAGAAGGCTTACATCAAAGACTGCGTCACACCCAATGA GTACActgcctcctgctccaggcTGTTGGTTCAGTATAAGGCTGCCTTCAAACAGGTGCAGGGCTCTGATGTGGGCTCCATCGACGATTTCTGCAGAAAGTACAGA CTTGACTGCCCACTAGCCATGGAAAGGATTAAGGAAGACCGGCCAATCACCATCAAGGATGACAAGGGCAACCTGAACCGCTGCATTGCAGATATAGTTTCT CTCTTCATCACCGTGATGGACAAGCTCAGACTGGAGATCAGGGCCATGGatgag ATCCAGCCAGACCTGAGGGAGCTGATGGAAACCATGAACAGAATGAGCAACATGCCTCCAGACTCAGAGGCTAAGGACAAAGTCAGCCTCTG GCTGACCACCCTCAGCAGCATGTCGGCCTCAGACGAGTTGGATGATAATCAGGTGCGCCAGATGCTGTTTGATTTGGAGTCGGCCTACAATGCCTTCAATCGCTTCCTCCACTCCTCCTAA
- the mapk15 gene encoding mitogen-activated protein kinase 15, with amino-acid sequence MSKTYQSTNVSEVEDHISLKYEIKKRLGKGAYGIVWKAVDRQTGEIVAVKKIFDAFRNRTDAQRTFREIMFLQEFGDHPNIVQLLNVIRAQNDKDIYLIFEYMDTDLHAVIKKGTLLKDIHKRYVMYQLFKAIKYLHSGNVIHRDHKPSNVLLDTDCVVKLCDFGLARSLNQIQEDSGNPALTEYVATRWYRAPEILLGSTRYTKGVDMWSLGCILGEMLLGKALFPGTSTINQIEKIMSTIPHPSPEDILAIKSEYGSAVIQKMLLKPQVPLEHLLQASVPSDALDLLRALLVFNPDKRLTAEQALQHPYVARFHNPAKEPAFNYDVVLPVDDDVQLSVVQYRNKLYEMMLERRTNQGMLRLIQPKNGGSVRSIEKPNVKDKVEKDLVKSCGDNDHKEETQHVKTDESNHEPLQKATPEPAPVSAPPAVEKTSPLSSPAGLGKLTYNPITHAPNGFVRSPDDPPHYGLSTAAGRRLVGQSNGSATTSPAEGANTDESMDQILQRGRSAPVAHARSFSLTLNQTQNNPLVRKDEPSLPSGLYVTSARLNQRSNPQVREARPPTRFSKKVFQSNCNVAAAGDPRAKLGSYSQAYGTINKTDLDNLLRSRPCNQ; translated from the exons atgagcaaaacataTCAATCAACAAACGTGTCTGAGGTGGAGGACCACATTTCTCTCAAGTATGAAATCAAGAAGAGACTTGGAAAAGGG GCTTATGGCATTGTATGGAAAGCTGTTGACAGGCAGACAGGCGAGATCGTGGCTGTGAAGAAGATCTTTGACGCCTTCAGGAACAGGACGGATGCCCAG CGGACATTTCGGGAAATCATGTTCCTCCAG GAGTTTGGAGATCATCCCAACATTGTCCAACTTCTAAACGTCATCAGAGCTCAAAATGATAAAGACATTTACCTTATCTTTGAGTATATGG ATACCGACCTGCATGCAGTGATAAAGAAAGGCACCCTTCTGAAGGACATCCACAAACGTTATGTGATGTACCAGCTCTTCAAAGCCATCAAATACCTACACTCAGGAAATGTCATCCACAGGGACCATAAG CCATCCAACGTGTTGCTGGACACCGACTGTGTAGTCAAGCTGTGTGATTTCGGCTTGGCCAGATCGCTCAATCAGATCCAAGAGGACAGTGGGAATCCAGCACTGACGGAGTATGTGGCGACGCGGTGGTACCGAGCTCCTGAGATCCTGCTGGGGTCCACAAG GTACACTAAAGGTGTGGACATGTGGAGCCTCGGCTGTATCCTGGGAGAAATGCTGCTGGGGAAAGCCCTGTTCCCCGGGACGTCCACCATCAACCAGATAGAGAAGATCATGAGCACCATACCACACCCCAGCCCAGAAG ATATTCTAGCAATCAAGTCTGAATATGGATCTGCTGTGATTCAGAAAATGTTACTAAA ACCACAGGTGCCTTTAGAGCACCTTCTCCAGGCGTCTGTGCCTTCAGATGCTCTGGACCTGTTGAGAGCTTTGCTGGTTTTTAACCCAGACAAGCGACTGACTGCTGAGCAAGCCCTGCAACACCCATATGTAGCCAG GTTTCATAATCCAGCCAAGGAGCCAGCTTTTAACTACGATGTAGTGCTGCCAGTGGATGATGATGTACAACTATCTGTGGTTCAGTACCGCAACAAACTTTACGAG ATGATGCTGGAGAGGAGAACTAATCAGGGGATGCTAAGGCTGATCCAGCCAAAGAACGGAGGCTCTGTCAGAAGCATTGAGAAGCCCAACGTGAAGGATAAAGTAGAGAAGGACCTTGTAAAATCGTGTGGGGACAATGACCATAAGGAGGAAACACAACATGTAAAGACTGATGAGTCAAACCATGAGCCTTTACAAAAAGCCACTCCTGAACCTGCACCTGTATCAGCCCCTCCTGCTGTGGAGAAGACGAGTCCCTTATCGAGTCCTGCCGGTTTGGGAAAACTCACCTACAACCCCATCACACATGCCCCAA ATGGTTTTGTCCGGAGTCCGGATGATCCTCCTCATTACGGCTTGTCCACTGCAGCAGGCAGGAGACTTGTGGGACAGAGTAATGGAAGTGCAACAACatcaccagcagagggcgccaACACTGATGAA TCCATGGATCAGATTCTCCAGCGTGGTCGCTCCGCCCCTGTGGCCCACGCCCGCTCCTTCTCCTTGACCCTTAACCAAACCCAGAACAACCCGCTGGTTCGCAAGGATGAGCCATCCCTGCCCTCTGGGCTGTACGTCACTTCTGCACGCCTG AACCAGCGCTCCAACCCTCAGGTTCGTGAGGCTCGGCCCCCAACACGCTTCAGCAAGAAAGTATTTCAGAGTAACTGTAATGTGGCCGCAGCAGGCGACCCTCGAGCCAAGCTGGGCAGCTATTCCCAGGCCTATGGCACAATCAACAAGACTGACCTGGACAATCTGCTTCGAAGTCGCCCGTGCAACCAGTAG
- the grinaa gene encoding glutamate receptor, ionotropic, N-methyl D-aspartate-associated protein 1a (glutamate binding) isoform X2, which translates to MSQDKNGYPIMGENNPLHNNVYGPPQPGFGMPPPNYSQATGGPYPPAADYGQPGFPPAGLGFAPGPYPQMPYPQGPYPQGPYPQGPYQQGPAQPGFAGDPMAPAGSPGYHGDGPPTYYDNEEFTNSGFEDKTIRQAFIRKVFTVLTVQLLVTFSFVAIFTFVAEAKYFVRRNPWTYYVSYVVFIVSLIVLSCCGDFRRKHPWNLIALSILTLSLSYMVGMIASFYDTETVIMAVGITAVVCFTVVLFSLQSKYDFTSCRGVLFVCLIVLLVFSILCIFIRHRILDIVYSSLGALLFTCFLAVDTQLLLGNKKLSLSPEEYIFAALNLYTDIINIFLYILAIVGRSRE; encoded by the exons ATGTCCCAGGATAAGAATGGATACCCTATTATGGGTGAGAACAACCCACTTCATAACAATGTCTATGGACCCCCTCAGCCAGGGTTCGGCATGCCCCCTCCCAACTATAGCCAAGCCACAGGGGGGCCGTACCCACCAGCAGCGGACTACGGCCAGCCGGGCTTCCCCCCGGCAGGCCTGGGTTTCGCCCCTGGCCCCTACCCTCAGATGCCCTACCCACAGGGACCCTACCCACAGGGACCCTACCCCCAGGGGCCTTATCAGCAAGGACCAGCACAACCAGGCTTTGCCGGTGACCCCATGG CACCTGCAGGCAGTCCTGGTTACCACGGTGATGGTCCTCCAACTTACTATGACAATGAAGAATTCACCAACTCTGGATTTGAGGACAAAACCATCCGACAAGCCTTCATCAGAAAG GTCTTCACGGTTCTCACGGTGCAGCTGCTGGTCACTTTCTCCTTTGTTGCCATCTTCACCTTCGTTGCTGAGGCAAAGTACTTTGTGCGACGTAACCCATGGACATACTATGTGTCCTACGTCGTCTTTATCGTGTCCCTGATTGTCCTCAGCTGTTGTGGAGACTTCCGCCGCAAGCACCCCTGGAACTTGATTGCACTG TCCATCCTGACACTGAGCCTCTCCTACATGGTGGGCATGATCGCCAGCTTCTATGACACAGAGACGGTCATCATGGCTGTGGGCATCACTGCAGTGGTCTGCTTCACGGTCGTTCTCTTCTCACTACAG AGCAAGTATGACTTCACTTCCTGTCGGGGCGTGCTGTTTGTGTGCCTGATCGTGCTGTTGGTCTTCTCCATCCTCTGCATCTTCATCCGCCACAGGATCCTGGACATCGTTTATTCCTCACTGGGGGCCCTGCTCTTCACCTGC TTTTTGGCCGTGGACACTCAGCTCCTCCTGGGCAACAAGAAGCTGTCTCTGAGTCCAGAGGAATACATCTTTGCCGCCCTCAACCTCTACACTGACATCATCAACATTTTCCTCTACATCCTGGCTATTGTTGGACGTTCCCGTGAATGA
- the grinaa gene encoding glutamate receptor, ionotropic, N-methyl D-aspartate-associated protein 1a (glutamate binding) isoform X1 yields the protein MSQDKNGYPIMGENNPLHNNVYGPPQPGFGMPPPNYSQATGGPYPPAADYGQPGFPPAGLGFAPGPYPQMPYPQGPYPQGPYPQGPYQQGPAQPGFAGDPMAAPAGSPGYHGDGPPTYYDNEEFTNSGFEDKTIRQAFIRKVFTVLTVQLLVTFSFVAIFTFVAEAKYFVRRNPWTYYVSYVVFIVSLIVLSCCGDFRRKHPWNLIALSILTLSLSYMVGMIASFYDTETVIMAVGITAVVCFTVVLFSLQSKYDFTSCRGVLFVCLIVLLVFSILCIFIRHRILDIVYSSLGALLFTCFLAVDTQLLLGNKKLSLSPEEYIFAALNLYTDIINIFLYILAIVGRSRE from the exons ATGTCCCAGGATAAGAATGGATACCCTATTATGGGTGAGAACAACCCACTTCATAACAATGTCTATGGACCCCCTCAGCCAGGGTTCGGCATGCCCCCTCCCAACTATAGCCAAGCCACAGGGGGGCCGTACCCACCAGCAGCGGACTACGGCCAGCCGGGCTTCCCCCCGGCAGGCCTGGGTTTCGCCCCTGGCCCCTACCCTCAGATGCCCTACCCACAGGGACCCTACCCACAGGGACCCTACCCCCAGGGGCCTTATCAGCAAGGACCAGCACAACCAGGCTTTGCCGGTGACCCCATGG CAGCACCTGCAGGCAGTCCTGGTTACCACGGTGATGGTCCTCCAACTTACTATGACAATGAAGAATTCACCAACTCTGGATTTGAGGACAAAACCATCCGACAAGCCTTCATCAGAAAG GTCTTCACGGTTCTCACGGTGCAGCTGCTGGTCACTTTCTCCTTTGTTGCCATCTTCACCTTCGTTGCTGAGGCAAAGTACTTTGTGCGACGTAACCCATGGACATACTATGTGTCCTACGTCGTCTTTATCGTGTCCCTGATTGTCCTCAGCTGTTGTGGAGACTTCCGCCGCAAGCACCCCTGGAACTTGATTGCACTG TCCATCCTGACACTGAGCCTCTCCTACATGGTGGGCATGATCGCCAGCTTCTATGACACAGAGACGGTCATCATGGCTGTGGGCATCACTGCAGTGGTCTGCTTCACGGTCGTTCTCTTCTCACTACAG AGCAAGTATGACTTCACTTCCTGTCGGGGCGTGCTGTTTGTGTGCCTGATCGTGCTGTTGGTCTTCTCCATCCTCTGCATCTTCATCCGCCACAGGATCCTGGACATCGTTTATTCCTCACTGGGGGCCCTGCTCTTCACCTGC TTTTTGGCCGTGGACACTCAGCTCCTCCTGGGCAACAAGAAGCTGTCTCTGAGTCCAGAGGAATACATCTTTGCCGCCCTCAACCTCTACACTGACATCATCAACATTTTCCTCTACATCCTGGCTATTGTTGGACGTTCCCGTGAATGA
- the si:ch211-199g17.9 gene encoding synaptonemal complex central element protein 1 isoform X2: MSETTGGDMQEPKVEQLMGKLRRLQQGKRILEEEIKEVKGVSDSLQKELASLQTEVYQLEGFLQEKAETCRKLQFQCAECEQDSVRQLNQNQKSEELLEQYRCEIQEFKLKHRKQRMKFENQLLQLIEQHKNLHSVFSPERLPDEIKSAENTISQLLAAEQMKLAQLHGLQEELEEME, encoded by the exons ATGTCCGAAACCACAG GTGGAGATATGCAAGAGCCCAAAGTTGAACAGCTGATGGGAAAACTGAGGAGGCTGCAACAAG GTAAAAGAATCCTGGAAGAGGAAATCAAGGAGGTCAAAGGCGTCAGTGACTCTCTGCAGAAAGAACTGGCGTCTT tacAAACTGAAGTTTACCAACTGGAAGGATTTCTTCAGGAGAAAGCAG AGACGTGCAGGAAGCTGCAGTTTCAGTGTGCGGAGTGTGAGCAGGACTCGGTCAG gcAGCTAAATCAGAACCAGAAAAGTGAGGAACTGCTGGAACAGTACAGATGTGAAATCCAGGAATTCAAGCTTAAACACCGGAAGCAGCG GATGAAGTTTGAAAACCAACTTCTTCAGCTGATAGAGCAGCATAAGAACCTGCACTCTGTCTTT TCTCCGGAAAGGCTCCCAGATGAAATCAAAAGTGCCGAGAATACAATAAGTCAGCTGTTAGCAGCTG AACAAATGAAGTTGGCTCAGCTTCATGGCCTCCAAGAGGAGCTAGAGGAGATGGAGTAA
- the si:ch211-199g17.9 gene encoding synaptonemal complex central element protein 1 isoform X1, with protein MSETTGFNIGDLINVIPLNEGGDMQEPKVEQLMGKLRRLQQGKRILEEEIKEVKGVSDSLQKELASLQTEVYQLEGFLQEKAETCRKLQFQCAECEQDSVRQLNQNQKSEELLEQYRCEIQEFKLKHRKQRMKFENQLLQLIEQHKNLHSVFSPERLPDEIKSAENTISQLLAAEQMKLAQLHGLQEELEEME; from the exons ATGTCCGAAACCACAG gatTTAATATTGGAGACTTGATTAATGTTATACCGCTGAATGAAG GTGGAGATATGCAAGAGCCCAAAGTTGAACAGCTGATGGGAAAACTGAGGAGGCTGCAACAAG GTAAAAGAATCCTGGAAGAGGAAATCAAGGAGGTCAAAGGCGTCAGTGACTCTCTGCAGAAAGAACTGGCGTCTT tacAAACTGAAGTTTACCAACTGGAAGGATTTCTTCAGGAGAAAGCAG AGACGTGCAGGAAGCTGCAGTTTCAGTGTGCGGAGTGTGAGCAGGACTCGGTCAG gcAGCTAAATCAGAACCAGAAAAGTGAGGAACTGCTGGAACAGTACAGATGTGAAATCCAGGAATTCAAGCTTAAACACCGGAAGCAGCG GATGAAGTTTGAAAACCAACTTCTTCAGCTGATAGAGCAGCATAAGAACCTGCACTCTGTCTTT TCTCCGGAAAGGCTCCCAGATGAAATCAAAAGTGCCGAGAATACAATAAGTCAGCTGTTAGCAGCTG AACAAATGAAGTTGGCTCAGCTTCATGGCCTCCAAGAGGAGCTAGAGGAGATGGAGTAA